One segment of Primulina huaijiensis isolate GDHJ02 unplaced genomic scaffold, ASM1229523v2 scaffold25443, whole genome shotgun sequence DNA contains the following:
- the LOC140967580 gene encoding uncharacterized protein isoform X3, with translation MIKIMVNTKIIEFLKNKTTIVASLVLGQLLSIVLTSTGFSSFELIRRGINAPTSQSFLNYVLLALIYGGIMLYRRQALKAKWYYYLALGLVDVEANFLGGSNPIKGDLLVIAGATLYGVSNVSEEYFVKSADRVELMAFLGTFGAIISAIQISILERNELKSIQWSAGATFPFVGFSLAMFLFYSGVPVLLKISGATMLNLSLLTSDMWAVFIRMFAYKEKVDWMYYVAFAAVAVGLVVYSWGDKTDQNNAEVADEEIEHSKRFDEEAGFRQQDHRDIVGSSKSGGFSKHAIASSSGVVEK, from the exons ATGATCAAGATCATGGTCAATACAAAAATTATCGAGTTTTTGAAGAATAAAACTACCATAGTCGCGTCACTCGTGTTGGGACAACTTCTTTCTATTGTTCTGACATCAACTGGATTTTCATCTTTTGAGTTGATCAGACGAG GAATTAATGCACCAACCTCGCAGTCGTTCTTGAATTACGTACTCTTGGCATTGATATATGGTGGCATTATGCTCTACAGAAGGCAAGCTCTCAAG GCCAAATGGTATTACTACCTTGCGCTTGGATTGGTTGATGTGGAAGCTAATTTTCTTG GTGGTAGCAACCCCATAAAAGGTGATCTGCTTGTGATTGCCGGAGCCACACTCTACGGTGTTAGCAACGTCAGTGAG GAGTATTTCGTTAAAAGTGCTGATAGGGTTGAACTTATGGCCTTTTTAGGAACCTTTGGTGCCATTATCAGTGCTATACAGAT AAGCATACTTGAACGGAATGAACTCAAATCCATTCAATGGTCGGCTGGGGCG ACTTTTCCTTTTGTTGGATTTTCTTTGGCCATGTTTCTGTTTTACTCTGGAGTCCCCGTCTTGCTGAAG ATCAGCGGAGCTACAATGCTAAATCTGTCTTTGCTCACCTCAGATATGTGGGCAGTTTTTATTCGGATGTTTGCATACAAGGAAAAG GTGGATTGGATGTACTACGTAGCCTTTGCTGCTGTTGCTGTTGGGCTCGTCGTTTATTCATG GGGTGATAAAACAGATCAAAACAATGCAGAGGTTGCTGACGAGGAGATTGAGCATAGCAAACGTTTTGATGAGGAGGCCGGTTTTCGTCAACAAGATCACAGAGACATAGTGGGAAGCTCGAAATCTGGAGGTTTTAGTAAACATGCCATTGCTTCTTCAAGTGGCGTCGTGGAAAAGTAA
- the LOC140967580 gene encoding uncharacterized protein isoform X1 has product MIKIMVNTKIIEFLKNKTTIVASLVLGQLLSIVLTSTGFSSFELIRRGINAPTSQSFLNYVLLALIYGGIMLYRRQALKAKWYYYLALGLVDVEANFLVVKAYQYTSITSVMLLDCWTIPCVLFLTWFFLKTKYRFKKFAGVVICVVGLIIVVFSDVHSADRASGSNPIKGDLLVIAGATLYGVSNVSEEYFVKSADRVELMAFLGTFGAIISAIQISILERNELKSIQWSAGATFPFVGFSLAMFLFYSGVPVLLKISGATMLNLSLLTSDMWAVFIRMFAYKEKVDWMYYVAFAAVAVGLVVYSWGDKTDQNNAEVADEEIEHSKRFDEEAGFRQQDHRDIVGSSKSGGFSKHAIASSSGVVEK; this is encoded by the exons ATGATCAAGATCATGGTCAATACAAAAATTATCGAGTTTTTGAAGAATAAAACTACCATAGTCGCGTCACTCGTGTTGGGACAACTTCTTTCTATTGTTCTGACATCAACTGGATTTTCATCTTTTGAGTTGATCAGACGAG GAATTAATGCACCAACCTCGCAGTCGTTCTTGAATTACGTACTCTTGGCATTGATATATGGTGGCATTATGCTCTACAGAAGGCAAGCTCTCAAG GCCAAATGGTATTACTACCTTGCGCTTGGATTGGTTGATGTGGAAGCTAATTTTCTTG TGGTGAAGGCGTACCAGTACACATCAATTACGAGTGTCATGCTACTGGATTGTTGGACAATACCATGTGTGCTGTTTCTTACTTGGTTCTTTTTGAAGACTAAGTACAGATTTAAAAAGTTTGCTGGTGTAGTAATTTGTGTTGTTGGCCTCATTATTGTTGTCTTCTCAGACGTTCATTCTGCAGACAGAGCTA GTGGTAGCAACCCCATAAAAGGTGATCTGCTTGTGATTGCCGGAGCCACACTCTACGGTGTTAGCAACGTCAGTGAG GAGTATTTCGTTAAAAGTGCTGATAGGGTTGAACTTATGGCCTTTTTAGGAACCTTTGGTGCCATTATCAGTGCTATACAGAT AAGCATACTTGAACGGAATGAACTCAAATCCATTCAATGGTCGGCTGGGGCG ACTTTTCCTTTTGTTGGATTTTCTTTGGCCATGTTTCTGTTTTACTCTGGAGTCCCCGTCTTGCTGAAG ATCAGCGGAGCTACAATGCTAAATCTGTCTTTGCTCACCTCAGATATGTGGGCAGTTTTTATTCGGATGTTTGCATACAAGGAAAAG GTGGATTGGATGTACTACGTAGCCTTTGCTGCTGTTGCTGTTGGGCTCGTCGTTTATTCATG GGGTGATAAAACAGATCAAAACAATGCAGAGGTTGCTGACGAGGAGATTGAGCATAGCAAACGTTTTGATGAGGAGGCCGGTTTTCGTCAACAAGATCACAGAGACATAGTGGGAAGCTCGAAATCTGGAGGTTTTAGTAAACATGCCATTGCTTCTTCAAGTGGCGTCGTGGAAAAGTAA
- the LOC140967580 gene encoding uncharacterized protein isoform X5 encodes MVNWKDVLTKNTLLGLALGQFLSLLVTSTGFASSELAKKGINAPTSQSFLNYVLLALIYGGIMLYRRQALKAKWYYYLALGLVDVEANFLGGSNPIKGDLLVIAGATLYGVSNVSEEYFVKSADRVELMAFLGTFGAIISAIQISILERNELKSIQWSAGATFPFVGFSLAMFLFYSGVPVLLKISGATMLNLSLLTSDMWAVFIRMFAYKEKVDWMYYVAFAAVAVGLVVYSWGDKTDQNNAEVADEEIEHSKRFDEEAGFRQQDHRDIVGSSKSGGFSKHAIASSSGVVEK; translated from the exons ATGGTGAATTGGAAGGATGTTTTGACAAAGAATACATTGCTGGGTCTTGCCTTGGGACAATTTCTTTCTCTTCTCGTCACTTCAACTGGATTTGCATCTTCTGAACTAGCCAAAAAag GAATTAATGCACCAACCTCGCAGTCGTTCTTGAATTACGTACTCTTGGCATTGATATATGGTGGCATTATGCTCTACAGAAGGCAAGCTCTCAAG GCCAAATGGTATTACTACCTTGCGCTTGGATTGGTTGATGTGGAAGCTAATTTTCTTG GTGGTAGCAACCCCATAAAAGGTGATCTGCTTGTGATTGCCGGAGCCACACTCTACGGTGTTAGCAACGTCAGTGAG GAGTATTTCGTTAAAAGTGCTGATAGGGTTGAACTTATGGCCTTTTTAGGAACCTTTGGTGCCATTATCAGTGCTATACAGAT AAGCATACTTGAACGGAATGAACTCAAATCCATTCAATGGTCGGCTGGGGCG ACTTTTCCTTTTGTTGGATTTTCTTTGGCCATGTTTCTGTTTTACTCTGGAGTCCCCGTCTTGCTGAAG ATCAGCGGAGCTACAATGCTAAATCTGTCTTTGCTCACCTCAGATATGTGGGCAGTTTTTATTCGGATGTTTGCATACAAGGAAAAG GTGGATTGGATGTACTACGTAGCCTTTGCTGCTGTTGCTGTTGGGCTCGTCGTTTATTCATG GGGTGATAAAACAGATCAAAACAATGCAGAGGTTGCTGACGAGGAGATTGAGCATAGCAAACGTTTTGATGAGGAGGCCGGTTTTCGTCAACAAGATCACAGAGACATAGTGGGAAGCTCGAAATCTGGAGGTTTTAGTAAACATGCCATTGCTTCTTCAAGTGGCGTCGTGGAAAAGTAA
- the LOC140967580 gene encoding uncharacterized protein isoform X2 has protein sequence MVNWKDVLTKNTLLGLALGQFLSLLVTSTGFASSELAKKGINAPTSQSFLNYVLLALIYGGIMLYRRQALKAKWYYYLALGLVDVEANFLVVKAYQYTSITSVMLLDCWTIPCVLFLTWFFLKTKYRFKKFAGVVICVVGLIIVVFSDVHSADRASGSNPIKGDLLVIAGATLYGVSNVSEEYFVKSADRVELMAFLGTFGAIISAIQISILERNELKSIQWSAGATFPFVGFSLAMFLFYSGVPVLLKISGATMLNLSLLTSDMWAVFIRMFAYKEKVDWMYYVAFAAVAVGLVVYSWGDKTDQNNAEVADEEIEHSKRFDEEAGFRQQDHRDIVGSSKSGGFSKHAIASSSGVVEK, from the exons ATGGTGAATTGGAAGGATGTTTTGACAAAGAATACATTGCTGGGTCTTGCCTTGGGACAATTTCTTTCTCTTCTCGTCACTTCAACTGGATTTGCATCTTCTGAACTAGCCAAAAAag GAATTAATGCACCAACCTCGCAGTCGTTCTTGAATTACGTACTCTTGGCATTGATATATGGTGGCATTATGCTCTACAGAAGGCAAGCTCTCAAG GCCAAATGGTATTACTACCTTGCGCTTGGATTGGTTGATGTGGAAGCTAATTTTCTTG TGGTGAAGGCGTACCAGTACACATCAATTACGAGTGTCATGCTACTGGATTGTTGGACAATACCATGTGTGCTGTTTCTTACTTGGTTCTTTTTGAAGACTAAGTACAGATTTAAAAAGTTTGCTGGTGTAGTAATTTGTGTTGTTGGCCTCATTATTGTTGTCTTCTCAGACGTTCATTCTGCAGACAGAGCTA GTGGTAGCAACCCCATAAAAGGTGATCTGCTTGTGATTGCCGGAGCCACACTCTACGGTGTTAGCAACGTCAGTGAG GAGTATTTCGTTAAAAGTGCTGATAGGGTTGAACTTATGGCCTTTTTAGGAACCTTTGGTGCCATTATCAGTGCTATACAGAT AAGCATACTTGAACGGAATGAACTCAAATCCATTCAATGGTCGGCTGGGGCG ACTTTTCCTTTTGTTGGATTTTCTTTGGCCATGTTTCTGTTTTACTCTGGAGTCCCCGTCTTGCTGAAG ATCAGCGGAGCTACAATGCTAAATCTGTCTTTGCTCACCTCAGATATGTGGGCAGTTTTTATTCGGATGTTTGCATACAAGGAAAAG GTGGATTGGATGTACTACGTAGCCTTTGCTGCTGTTGCTGTTGGGCTCGTCGTTTATTCATG GGGTGATAAAACAGATCAAAACAATGCAGAGGTTGCTGACGAGGAGATTGAGCATAGCAAACGTTTTGATGAGGAGGCCGGTTTTCGTCAACAAGATCACAGAGACATAGTGGGAAGCTCGAAATCTGGAGGTTTTAGTAAACATGCCATTGCTTCTTCAAGTGGCGTCGTGGAAAAGTAA
- the LOC140967580 gene encoding uncharacterized protein isoform X4 produces the protein MLYRRQALKAKWYYYLALGLVDVEANFLVVKAYQYTSITSVMLLDCWTIPCVLFLTWFFLKTKYRFKKFAGVVICVVGLIIVVFSDVHSADRASGSNPIKGDLLVIAGATLYGVSNVSEEYFVKSADRVELMAFLGTFGAIISAIQISILERNELKSIQWSAGATFPFVGFSLAMFLFYSGVPVLLKISGATMLNLSLLTSDMWAVFIRMFAYKEKVDWMYYVAFAAVAVGLVVYSWGDKTDQNNAEVADEEIEHSKRFDEEAGFRQQDHRDIVGSSKSGGFSKHAIASSSGVVEK, from the exons ATGCTCTACAGAAGGCAAGCTCTCAAG GCCAAATGGTATTACTACCTTGCGCTTGGATTGGTTGATGTGGAAGCTAATTTTCTTG TGGTGAAGGCGTACCAGTACACATCAATTACGAGTGTCATGCTACTGGATTGTTGGACAATACCATGTGTGCTGTTTCTTACTTGGTTCTTTTTGAAGACTAAGTACAGATTTAAAAAGTTTGCTGGTGTAGTAATTTGTGTTGTTGGCCTCATTATTGTTGTCTTCTCAGACGTTCATTCTGCAGACAGAGCTA GTGGTAGCAACCCCATAAAAGGTGATCTGCTTGTGATTGCCGGAGCCACACTCTACGGTGTTAGCAACGTCAGTGAG GAGTATTTCGTTAAAAGTGCTGATAGGGTTGAACTTATGGCCTTTTTAGGAACCTTTGGTGCCATTATCAGTGCTATACAGAT AAGCATACTTGAACGGAATGAACTCAAATCCATTCAATGGTCGGCTGGGGCG ACTTTTCCTTTTGTTGGATTTTCTTTGGCCATGTTTCTGTTTTACTCTGGAGTCCCCGTCTTGCTGAAG ATCAGCGGAGCTACAATGCTAAATCTGTCTTTGCTCACCTCAGATATGTGGGCAGTTTTTATTCGGATGTTTGCATACAAGGAAAAG GTGGATTGGATGTACTACGTAGCCTTTGCTGCTGTTGCTGTTGGGCTCGTCGTTTATTCATG GGGTGATAAAACAGATCAAAACAATGCAGAGGTTGCTGACGAGGAGATTGAGCATAGCAAACGTTTTGATGAGGAGGCCGGTTTTCGTCAACAAGATCACAGAGACATAGTGGGAAGCTCGAAATCTGGAGGTTTTAGTAAACATGCCATTGCTTCTTCAAGTGGCGTCGTGGAAAAGTAA